The Porites lutea chromosome 4, jaPorLute2.1, whole genome shotgun sequence genome contains a region encoding:
- the LOC140935850 gene encoding LRP2-binding protein-like: MVTSIAQLQFKMADEETLERRPFSCPVQPLTDRKLSAEKLPNLRPFSMGAVEEDDEGEMSEELLEEILIKRASGGDNLAKFQLGQFYFEREIYDKALIAFERIKGKDFQAKYQLGVMYYDGIGTKSYPEKGFQLLKEVAESTNPDATHLIPFAQYNVGRAYYEGFGVKQSDEEAERWFLAAAQDGDPNGSIRAQTVLGLFYSRPGEDSFDLDKAYFWHQEATGNGSLESQGALGVMFEYGIGVRPDRQAAFKCLKEAAARGNVYAQGNLAVLYFRRKLLNKAADVAKSVGEQDDVEGLALETDCLPQYVAKGIALGCFVYGRCLHHGLGVARDREQARYWYSRAGSFDLDVVARLQDEMTYGYI; the protein is encoded by the exons ATGGTAACGTCGATTGCTCAACTTCagttcaagatggcggacgaagAAACGCTTGAAAGGCGCCCTTTTTCGTGTCCTGTTCAACCGCTCACCGACAGAAAATTAAGCGCGGAGAAGCTTCCTAACTTAAGACCGTTTTCTATGGGTGCCGTAGAGGAAGACGATGAAGGTGAAATGTCAGAAGAACTTCTAGAAGAAATTTTGATTAAGCGTGCAAGTGGCGGAGATAACCTTGCTAAGTTTCAACTTGGACAGTTCTATTTTGAGCGGGAAATTTATGATAAAGCTTTGATCGCATTTGAAAGAATCAAAGGCAAAGATTTTCAAGCTAAATATCAACTTGGAGTGATGTATTATGATGGCATCGGAACAAAATCATATCCG GAGAAGGGATTTCAGTTGCTCAAAGAGGTTGCAGAATCTACCAATCCTGATGCAACTCATCTAATTCCCTTTGCCCAGTATAATGTTGGCAGAGCTTATTATGAAGGGTTTGGAGTCAAACAGTCAGATGAAGAAGCAGAGAGATGGTTCCTGGCAGCTGCTCAAGATGGGGATCCCAATGGCAGCATCAGGGCACAGACAGTCCTTGGTCTGTTTTACTCACGACCAGGAGAGGATTCCTTTGACTTAGACAAG GCTTATTTCTGGCACCAGGAAGCCACAGGAAATGGAAGTCTTGAGTCACAAG GTGCTTTGGGTGTTATGTTTGAGTATGGCATTGGTGTTCGGCCTGACCGCCAAGCTGCATTTAAGTGTCTCAAAGAGGCTGCAGCCCGGGGAAATGTTTATGCTCAAGGCAACTTAGCTGTCCTTTATTTCAGAAGAAAACTCTTAAACAAGGCTGCTGATGTAGCTAAAAG TGTTGGGGAGCAAGATGACGTTGAAGGCCTTGCCCTTGAGACGGACTGTCTTCCACAGTATGTAGCTAAAGGGATCGCTTTAGGATGCTTTGTGTACGGTCGCTGTCTGCATCATGGCTTAGGAGTTGCACGGGACAGGGAACAGGCGAGATATTGGTACTCAAGG GCTGGCTCTTTTGATCTCGATGTGGTCGCCCGGCTCCAAGATGAAATGACGTACGGTTATATTTGA
- the LOC140935851 gene encoding protein O-mannosyl-transferase TMTC1-like — translation MAADLKLQGQKTSGDSTTNGGGDLCIIPCLRLPKPLGYGIIALTSLTCYMNSLDYDLVHDDVFAIKENSDVRPDTSLYNLFINDFWGKPMWSNTSHKSYRPLCALTFRMNYMIHGLNPFGYHAVNIILHCMVSLLYTFMCDVVAFKSSVLALFAGLLFTTHPVHTEAVTGVVGRADVLACLLFLLSFLAFVRSTRERSYCCNMYTILCVMFGSMAMLVKEHGITVFGVCVIYDCLVIHKKLIWRLESKIPFSFTLESETVKPLLFRMIILSSTVVALMIFRVWMLGGHLPYFTKQDNPASFSDSLATRIMTYWYLIAFNSWLLLSPSVLSYDWQMGSIPLVESLWDSRNLATLMFVVIAVLLVYSSVVSNKTDPKEQDILLLSLALLVVPFIPASNLFFRVGFVVAERILYVPSMGFCLLIVCGLNRLASFARSDRTIFNKDKTKGTHCGNGQRTKASTFSAASSTTKLPQKALLLVFFILTGLFCWKVIVRNRVWRSRESLFRSGVETLPHNAKAHYNYANFLKDVGRSKEAIHHYETALRLAPDHVSTHNNLGTLLENNEKAMEHFYQAIRHDPYHANSYFNLGTRLAALKRLPEAETMLKKALGLNPIYLDAVMNIAGVLSDQGKLVEAEEFYKKALTLEPQNADAHNNYGVFLGKMGQTTKALEKYKTALKLNPSHSVALVNMARQLRSSGNIHDAEKTYKRALSIKREPGTLQLLGVLYYHNNQMKEAEATWKEALQLAPSNVETLSNYAILLSRTKRLSEAVNILRGLVRDDPQNLAHYKTLAGMYAQKGQVKDSLQVINNALELHGGDADLYFHQGNFYKDLKNMQEAQKSFTLALQLDPEHFSAHLNLGVIFHLEGNYAGARFHYETAAKLNPNDNTLKQNLAKLQRLEKRSQK, via the exons ATGGCGGCGGATTTGAAGTTGCAAGGTCAGAAGACAAGTGGGGATTCCACGACTAACGGTGGCGGTGATTTGTGTATTATTCCCTGTTTAAGACTACCAAAGCCGTTAGGATATGGAATCATTGCTTTAACATCGTTAACCTGTTATATGAACAGCTTGGACTATGATTTGGTTCACGATGATGTTTTTGCAATCAAGGAGAACTCAGACGTTCGTCCCGACACCTCACTTTATAATTTGTTTATAAATGACTTCTGGGGCAAGCCGATGTGGAGTAACACAAGCCACAAGTCTTACCGACCACTTTGTGCGCTAACTTTTCGAATGAACTACATGATCCATGGGTTAAATCCTTTTGGCTACCATGCAGTGAATATCATTTTGCATTGTATGGTTTCGTTGCTGTACACCTTTATGTGCGATGTGGTGGCTTTCAAATCAAGTGTTTTAGCACTTTTTGCTGGACTCCTCTTCACTACACATCCTGTTCACACAGAAGCT gTGACAGGTGTTGTGGGACGTGCTGATGTATTGGCATGCTTGCTATTTCTACTCTCATTCCTCGCTTTTGTAAG ATCAACCAGAGAGAGGAGCTATTGCTGCAACATGTACACAATTCTTTGTGTGATGTTTGGTTCGATGGCAATGCTTGTAAAAGAGCATGGTATAACTGTATTTGGTGTCTGCGTCATCTATGATTGTCTTGTAATCCACAAAAAGTTAATATGGAGGTTAGAATCTAAGATACCATTCTCATTTA CCTTGGAAAGTGAAACAGTGAAACCTCTTTTGTTTAGGATGATAATTCTTTCAAGCACA GTCGTCGCCCTAATGATTTTCAGGGTATGGATGCTTGGAGGTCATCTGCCATACTTCACCAAACAAGACAACCCTGCATCGTTCTCAGACTCTCTAGCCACTCGTATAATGACCTACTGGTATCTAATTGCCTTCAACTCTTGGCTGCTtctctcgccaagtgtcttgaGCTACGATTGGCAGATGGGTAGCATACCACTTGTGGAATCACTTTGGGACTCTCGTAACTTAGCAACGCTCATGTTTGTTGTGATTGCTGTACTTTTGGTTTACTCTTCGGTGGTGTCCAACAAAACTGAC CCTAAAGAACAGGATATTCTCTTGCTGTCCCTGGCCTTGTTGGTCGTTCCTTTTATTCCAGCATCAAACCTTTTCTTTAGAGTAGGATTTGTGGTTGCAGAAAGAATTTTGTATGTACCAAG CATGGGGTTTTGCCTACTAATTGTTTGCGGGCTTAATAGACTGGCCTCGTTTGCAAGAAGTGACAGAACAATTTTTAACAAGGATAAAACCAAAGGCACGCATTGTGGCAATGGTCAACGAACAAAAGCTTCGACATTTTCAGCAGCGTCATCAACGACAAAGCTACCACAAAAGGCCTTGCTACTAGTATTTTTCATATTGACTGGACTTTTTTGTTGGAAAGTTATTGTCCGTAACCGAGTGTGGAGAAGCAGAGAGTCCTTATTTAG ATCTGGGGTTGAAACCCTTCCTCACAATGCCAAAGCTCACTATAACTACGCTAATTTTTTAAAGGACGTTGGAAGGAGCAAGGAAGCTATACACCACTACGAAACAGCGCTAAG GTTGGCCCCTGATCATGTTAGCACTCATAACAATCTGGGTACACTCTTGGAAAACAATGAG AAAGCCATGGAGCATTTCTATCAAGCAATAAGGCACGATCCTTACCATGCAAACTCCTACTTCAATCTTGGAACACGTTTAGC gGCTTTGAAGCGTTTACCTGAAGCTGAAACAATGTTGAAAAAGGCACTCGG ATTAAATCCAATTTATCTGGATGCGGTTATGAATATCGCTGGTGTTCTCAGCGATCAAGGGAAACTGGTTGAGGCTGAGGAGTTTTACAAAAAAGCGTTGACGTTAGAACCACAAAACGCTGATGCGCACAACAATTATGGCGTTTTCCTGGGTAAAATGGGTCAGACAACAAAAGCCTTGGAGAAATACAAAACTGCATTAAAATTGAACCCAAGTCACTCAGTAGCTTTGGTCAACATGGCTCGACAATTGCGTTCCTCCGGGAACATTCATGATGCGGAAAAAACTTATAAAAG AGCTTTATCAATAAAAAGAGAGCCAGGTACTTTACAGCTTCTTGGTGTTTTATATTACCACAATAATCAAATGAAGGAAGCCGAGGCGACCTGGAAAGAAGCGCTGCAACTGGCGCCATCAAATGTCGAGACTCTGTCAAACTAC GCCATTCTTCTCAGTCGAACAAAACGGCTCAGCGAGGCCGTGAATATTCTGAGGGGACTGGTGCGAGATGATCCCCAGAACCTTGCACATTATAAAACACTGGCTGGAATGTATGCTCAAAAGGGACAAGTGAAAGAT tcaCTACAAGTTATTAACAACGCCCTTGAACTTCATGGTGGTGACGCAGACCTTTATTTTCATCAAGGGAATTTTTATAAAGATTTGAAGAATATGCAAGAGGCCCAAAAG AGCTTCACGTTGGCTCTTCAATTGGACCCGGAACACTTCAGTGCTCATTTAAACCTTGGAGTTATCTTTCATCTTGAG GGCAATTATGCAGGAGCACGCTTTCATTATGAAACTGCTGCTAAGTTGAATCCAAACGACAACACTTTGAAACAAAATCTGGCAAAGCTACAACGCCTTGAGAAAAGAAGTCAAAAGTAA